One window of the Trifolium pratense cultivar HEN17-A07 linkage group LG2, ARS_RC_1.1, whole genome shotgun sequence genome contains the following:
- the LOC123908224 gene encoding glycine-rich RNA-binding protein RZ1A-like isoform X1, with translation MQFQMSDADEFRCFIGGLAWSTSDRKLKDAFEKYGKLLEAKVVVDKFSGRSRGFGFVTFDDKEAMEEAIEAMNGIDLDGRTITVDKAQPQGSSRDDDRERGRDSRDRNRGRDYGGSRGSNGGECFKCGKPGHFARECPSEGGERGGRYGGRESRYSGGYGPDRNADRSSGGRDRDGGGRDRDGGGRDRDGGRDRDGGGRDRDRDRAAPYERRGSGGYR, from the exons ATGCAGTTTCAAATGTCTGATGCGGATGAGTTTCGTTGCTTCATTGGTGGCCTTGCATGGTCAACATCTGATAGAAAGTTAAAGGATGCATTTGAAAAGTATGGCAAGCTGCTTGAGGCAAAG GTGGTGGTTGACAAGTTCTCTGGACGTTCACGTGGTTTTGGGTTTGTCACATTTGATGACAAGGAAGCAATGGAAGAGGCTATTGAGGCTATGAATGGAATCGACTTGGATGGTCGAACTATTACTGTTGATAAAGCTCAGCCTCAAGGGTCAAGTAGAGATGATGACCGAGAACGTGGTCGTGACTCACGTGATCGCAATCGTGGCCGAGATTATGGAGGTAGTCGAGGGTCTAATGGTGGGGAATGCTTTAAGTGTGGTAAACCGGGTCATTTTGCAAGGGAATGTCCCAGTGAAGGAGGAGAAAGAGGAGGAAGGTATGGTGGCAGGGAAAGTAGATATAGTGGTGGCTATGGTCCTGATAGGAATGCAGATCGCTCTTCTGGTGGGCGTGACAGGGATGGTGGTGGTCGTGACAGGGATGGTGGTGGTCGCGACAGGGATGGTGGTCGCGATAGGGATGGTGGTGGACGTGACAGGGATCGTGATCGTGCTGCACCATATGAGCGTCGTGGATCTGGAGGCTATCGTTGA
- the LOC123908224 gene encoding glycine-rich RNA-binding protein RZ1A-like isoform X2, with protein MSDADEFRCFIGGLAWSTSDRKLKDAFEKYGKLLEAKVVVDKFSGRSRGFGFVTFDDKEAMEEAIEAMNGIDLDGRTITVDKAQPQGSSRDDDRERGRDSRDRNRGRDYGGSRGSNGGECFKCGKPGHFARECPSEGGERGGRYGGRESRYSGGYGPDRNADRSSGGRDRDGGGRDRDGGGRDRDGGRDRDGGGRDRDRDRAAPYERRGSGGYR; from the exons ATGTCTGATGCGGATGAGTTTCGTTGCTTCATTGGTGGCCTTGCATGGTCAACATCTGATAGAAAGTTAAAGGATGCATTTGAAAAGTATGGCAAGCTGCTTGAGGCAAAG GTGGTGGTTGACAAGTTCTCTGGACGTTCACGTGGTTTTGGGTTTGTCACATTTGATGACAAGGAAGCAATGGAAGAGGCTATTGAGGCTATGAATGGAATCGACTTGGATGGTCGAACTATTACTGTTGATAAAGCTCAGCCTCAAGGGTCAAGTAGAGATGATGACCGAGAACGTGGTCGTGACTCACGTGATCGCAATCGTGGCCGAGATTATGGAGGTAGTCGAGGGTCTAATGGTGGGGAATGCTTTAAGTGTGGTAAACCGGGTCATTTTGCAAGGGAATGTCCCAGTGAAGGAGGAGAAAGAGGAGGAAGGTATGGTGGCAGGGAAAGTAGATATAGTGGTGGCTATGGTCCTGATAGGAATGCAGATCGCTCTTCTGGTGGGCGTGACAGGGATGGTGGTGGTCGTGACAGGGATGGTGGTGGTCGCGACAGGGATGGTGGTCGCGATAGGGATGGTGGTGGACGTGACAGGGATCGTGATCGTGCTGCACCATATGAGCGTCGTGGATCTGGAGGCTATCGTTGA